A genomic window from Bubalus bubalis isolate 160015118507 breed Murrah chromosome 13, NDDB_SH_1, whole genome shotgun sequence includes:
- the LOC123328931 gene encoding collagen alpha-1(I) chain yields MAGAQGPQATPTPGEGPPGPAHRKARSPRPPGRGRPEFAAARGAGPRLGAPPEPRSRVEGRERGEQRGTREGGRPSTPHPPAEEGTQSWYGTLPPAGDTIRAGGVGPRKRASRRGRWEWWSDRQMSGLGECEGLAAGDRLPAGLAAGLLLRARLRPSGAGPPAALRPPRPSGSMVPPDAALPASAKLLCLKLVFGFSTLDKCGAAGGARPFPRSLGPGPGPGAGVRARTPARARPAPEAAERRPGPPGAGPRAQAARLADVAARGRAGLRGGGGRRKRKAARSRRGPR; encoded by the exons ATGGCCGGCGCGCAAGGCCCGCAGGCCACGCCCACGCCGGGGGAGGGGCCTCCAGGCCCCGCCCACCGGAAGGCCCGGTCGCCCCGCCCACCCGGAAGAGGCCGGCCAGAGTTCGCCGcggcgcggggggcggggccgcgcctcg GGGCTCCACCAGAGCCTCGCTCCCGGGTCGAGGGGCGGGAACGCGGGGAGCAGCGGGGCACCCGGGAAGGAGGCCGACCCTCCACCCCGCATCCACCGGCCGAAGAGGGGACGCAGAGCTGGTATGGGACGCTC CCTCCAGCCGGCGACACAATAAGGGCGGGCGGTGTTGGACCGCGCAAGCGCGCGAGCCGCCGGGGCCGCTGGGAGTGGTGGTCCGACCGCCAGATG AGCGGGCTAGGGGAGTGCGAGGGGCTGGCGGCGGGAGACAGGTTGCCCGCGGGGCTGGCGGCGGGGCTGCTGCTGCGGGCTCGGCTCCGGCCGTCTGGGGCGGGGCCTCCTGCCGCCCTGCGGCCCCCCCGCCCCAGTGGGAGTATGGTGCCGCCCGACGCCGCTCTGCCTGCAAGTGCGAAACTCCTA TGTTTGAAACTGGTATTTGGGTTTTCCACGTTGGACAAGTGCGGCGCGGCGGGCGGCGCGCGCCCCTTCCCGCGCTCGctcggccccggccccggccccggcgccGGGGTGCGCGCCCGCACGCCCGCCCGTGCCCGCCCCGCGCCCGAGGCCGCCGAGCGCCGGCCCGGCCCGCCAGGAGCCGGTCCCCGGGCCCAGGCGGCGCGGCTCGCAGATGTAGCGGCGCGGGGCCG CGCCGGGCTCCGAGGGGGCGGGGGCCGGAGGAAGCGGAAAGCCGCGCGGAGTCGCCGGGGACCGCGGTGA